A single genomic interval of Gossypium raimondii isolate GPD5lz chromosome 11, ASM2569854v1, whole genome shotgun sequence harbors:
- the LOC105803851 gene encoding uncharacterized protein LOC105803851, which translates to MGACASSTRDSKSGKAAGGGRSRNRGSSTAAKVVDIDGRVQELRQPVQARNIISQNPNCFLCSSESMAIGTCVPQVPDDEELQPGRVYFLLPLSHSHKPLSLPDLCALAIKASSGLGKYGVDLCSTNSKLIPRNVINIYAIACKSRCSGMVFQFLQKKKQ; encoded by the exons ATGGGTGCTTGTGCTTCATCAACTAGGGACTCGAAATCAGGCAAAGCTGCTGGAGGAGGAAGGAGCAGGAACAGAGGCTCATCGACAGCCGCCAAGGTGGTGGACATTGATGGTCGGGTTCAAGAGTTGAGGCAACCAGTCCAGGCCAGGAACATCATATCCCAGAATCCAAATTGCTTCCTTTGCAGCTCGGAGTCGATGGCCATTGGGACTTGCGTGCCCCAAGTCCCAGATGATGAGGAACTCCAACCTGGACGGGTTTACTTCTTGTTGCCACTCTCCCACTCCCATAAACCTCTTTCTTTGCCGGACTTGTGTGCTCTTGCCATAAAAGCTAGCTCCGGCCTAGGTAAATACGGTGTTGATCTCTGCTCAACTAATTCAAAGCTCATTCCCAG AAATGTGATTAATATTTATGCCATAGCTTGTAAAAGTCGATGCTCTGGAATGGTATTTCAGTTTCTTCAGAAAAAGAAACAGTAG
- the LOC105803848 gene encoding STS14 protein, producing the protein MACLLFAVLVLAISHNMVQEVAAAAGPGSRAPSVLPNAARKFLAAHNQARAAVGVGPLKWSTQLVNAASLLARYQRNKMGCQFANLTDHKFGANQLWGSGAAVTPGMAVDTWVKEKSYYDYASNSCAPDHMCGVYKQVVWKNSSELGCAQATCKDQTSLTICFYNPPGNYVGERPY; encoded by the coding sequence ATGGCCTGCCTCTTGTTTGCGGTTCTAGTACTAGCTATTAGCCATAACATGGTCCAGGAGGTAGCTGCAGCAGCAGGCCCTGGTTCCAGGGCTCCATCAGTCTTGCCAAATGCAGCCAGGAAATTCCTGGCAGCACACAACCAAGCAAGAGCTGCAGTTGGGGTTGGACCTCTCAAGTGGAGTACGCAACTAGTCAATGCCGCCAGCCTCCTCGCGAGATACCAAAGAAACAAAATGGGTTGTCAGTTTGCAAACCTGACAGATCACAAGTTCGGAGCAAACCAGTTATGGGGTAGTGGAGCTGCAGTTACCCCAGGAATGGCAGTGGATACATGGGTGAAAGAGAAGAGTTACTATGATTATGCTAGCAATTCTTGCGCACCGGATCATATGTGCGGAGTTTACAAGCAAGTGGTTTGGAAGAACTCATCAGAGCTGGGGTGTGCTCAAGCTACATGCAAGGACCAAACCAGCTTAACTATTTGTTTCTATAATCCTCCAGGAAATTATGTAGGAGAAAGACCATACTAA
- the LOC105803849 gene encoding protein MIZU-KUSSEI 1, translating to MDLLAPLRACKKLIFYQCLPDAATLVTGTIICPIGDKKVKLCLKENNKTEEPSVFVELPLSTSEFTSSIDSSVLRIVLDPVPDSGITQRWQTYCNGQKVGFARRLVVGKEEKWVLETMQMVSSGAGFLLQKGPDAGSFKYLRGQFERIVGSDDSEAYHLVDPSYWFGQDLSVFFLQ from the coding sequence ATGGACCTTCTAGCGCCATTGAGAGCATGCAAGAAATTGATCTTTTACCAGTGCCTACCTGATGCTGCAACACTAGTCACTGGCACCATCATTTGTCCCATAGGTGACAAAAAGGTTAAGCTTTGcttgaaagaaaacaacaagacCGAAGAACCCTCAGTCTTCGTTGAACTTCCCCTTAGCACGTCAGAATTCACCAGTTCAATCGATAGCAGCGTTCTCCGCATAGTCCTGGATCCTGTCCCAGATTCAGGCATCACACAAAGATGGCAGACGTATTGCAATGGACAAAAGGTAGGGTTTGCCAGGAGGCTAGTAGTTGGGAAGGAGGAGAAATGGGTGCTTGAAACAATGCAGATGGTCTCATCCGGAGCCGGGTTTTTGCTGCAGAAAGGTCCAGATGCCGGCAGTTTCAAGTACTTAAGAGGCCAGTTCGAGCGTATAGTGGGTTCAGATGATTCAGAGGCTTACCATTTGGTAGATCCTTCGTATTGGTTCGGACAAGATTTGAGTGTTTTCTTTCTTCAGTAA
- the LOC105803847 gene encoding uncharacterized protein LOC105803847 isoform X2, translated as MMGFQGSGESKMLGLIVTSSRHKRSKSFPGKKRVEEDGFGSSVEASNRTKLDTGHLKDSVKTKKKQSPTSSAGVQSSLKQEILELEERLQDQFEVRRALETVLGYRTSSNYDTSEAPVSRSKLATELVKEIAVLELEVVYLEQYLLSLYRKAFGQQVSSLSPSKRDERLKTPVDTPKMRFSEVSGPDNESKVENSAILSDNHDNSWKEPNGIGEEKLLDSSVHRCHSSLSQHSEFSGRTSPVETSAKAIRACHSQPLSMMEYAQNAPNIISLAEHLGTRISDHVLETPNKLSEDMIKCMSAIYCKLTDPPLVRNSFSSPNSPMFSANAFSPQDHHEMWSPGFRNNSSFDVRLDNPFHVEGLKEYSGPCSTMVEVPWIFRDSQKLGDVEHLLQNFRSLVCQLEEVNPKKLKHEEKLAFWINIHNSLVMHAFLAYGIPQNNVKRFLLLLRAAYNIGGHTISADTIQNSILGCRMSRPGQWLRLLLPSRAKFKPGDERQAYAIEHPVPLLHFALCSGNHSDPSIRAYTPKRVFQELETAKEEYIRATFSVHKDKKILLPKIVESFAKDSNLCTTGVIEMVQQSLPESLHRSIRKCEQGKSHKGIEWIPHNFTFRYLISKELVR; from the exons atgATGGGTTTCCAAGGCAGTGGAGAAAGTAAAATGTTGGGGTTGATAGTGACATCATCAAGGCACAAGCGTTCAAAGAG CTTTCCTGGAAAGAAAAGAGTTGAGGAAGATGGCTTTGGTAGTTCTGTTGAAGCATCGAATCGTACGAAGCTG GATACAGGGCATTTGAAGGATTCTGTCAAAACCAAGAAGAAGCAGTCTCCCACTTCCAGCGCTGGGGTCCAAAGCTCTTTGAAGCAAGAG ATTTTAGAGCTTGAGGAAAGATTGCAAGATCAATTTGAGGTTCGTCGTGCATTAGAAACAGTACTGGGCTATAGAACTTCCTCTAATTATGATACAAGTGAAGCACCAGTGTCAAGATCGAAG CTAGCCACAGAGTTAGTCAAGGAAATTGCTGTGTTAGAGTTGGAAGTTGTATATTTGGAACAGTACCTTCTCTCATTGTATAGGAAAGCCTTTGGTCAACAAGTGTCTTCTTTATCACCATCTAAAAGGGATGAAAGGCTTAAAACACCAGTAGATACCCCAAAAATGAGATTTTCTGAGGTTTCCGGACCTGATAATGAATCAAAAGTTGAAAATTCAGCTATACTCTCTGATAACCATGACAATTCCTGGAAGGAACCTAATGGAATTGGAGAAGAGAAACTATTGGATTCTAGTGTACATCGCTGTCATTCCTCACTATCTCAGCATTCAGAATTTTCAGGTAGGACTTCTCCGGTTGAGACTTCAGCTAAGGCGATACGTGCATGCCATTCGCAGCCTTTGTCAATGATGGAG TATGCTCAGAATGCACCGAATATAATCAGTCTGGCTGAGCATCTTGGCACACGCATTTCCGATCATGTTCTTGAGACACCAAACAAGCTTTCTGAGGATATGATCAAGTGCATGTCTGCTATATACTGCAAGCTTACAGACCCACCTTTGGTCCGAAACAGCTTTTCATCTCCCAATTCACCCATGTTTTCAGCCAATGCCTTTTCCCCACAGGATCACCACGAGATGTGGAGTCCAGGGTTCAGAAATAATTCATCATTTGATGTACGGTTAGATAACCCTTTCCATGTGGAAGGGCTTAAAGAGTATAGTGGACCATGTAGTACAATGGTTGAAGTGCCATGGATTTTTAGAGATAGTCAGAAACTGGGTGATGTGGAACACCTGCTACAAAATTTCAG gTCTCTCGTTTGTCAACTGGAAGAAGTCAATCCTAAGAAGTTGAAACACGAAGAGAAGCTAGCATTCTGGATAAACATACATAATTCATTAGTGATGCAC GCTTTTCTGGCTTATGGTATTCCACAAAACAATGTGAAGAGATTTCTTCTACTGTTGAGG GCTGCATATAACATTGGAGGTCACACCATCAGTGCAGATACAATACAGAATTCCATTCTTGGATGTCGCATGTCTCGTCCGGGGCAG TGGCTTCGATTATTACTTCCATCAAGGGCTAAATTTAAACCTGGAGACGAGAGGCAGGCATATGCAATTGAACATCCAGTACCTCTTTTACACTTTGCGCTCTGTTCAGGAAACCATTCGGATCCCTCA aTCCGTGCCTACACACCGAAGAGAGTATTTCAAGAACTGGAAACGGCAAAAGAAGAGTACATTCGGGCTACATTTAGTGTCCACAAAGACAAGAAAATTCTATTACCAAAGATTGTGGAGTCATTTGCAAAGGATTCAAATTTGTGTACGACTGGTGTCATCGAAATGGTCCAACAATCATTGCCTGAATCACTTCATCGCAGTATCAGAAAATGTGAACAAGGGAAATCCCACAAGGGCATTGAATGGATTCCTCATAATTTTACCTTCAGGTATCTGATATCTAAAGAATTAGTACGATGA
- the LOC105803847 gene encoding uncharacterized protein LOC105803847 isoform X1 yields the protein MRGLRLRVAMTLFKSCLLQIVSIDSWRLMLSHGSFPGKKRVEEDGFGSSVEASNRTKLDTGHLKDSVKTKKKQSPTSSAGVQSSLKQEILELEERLQDQFEVRRALETVLGYRTSSNYDTSEAPVSRSKLATELVKEIAVLELEVVYLEQYLLSLYRKAFGQQVSSLSPSKRDERLKTPVDTPKMRFSEVSGPDNESKVENSAILSDNHDNSWKEPNGIGEEKLLDSSVHRCHSSLSQHSEFSGRTSPVETSAKAIRACHSQPLSMMEYAQNAPNIISLAEHLGTRISDHVLETPNKLSEDMIKCMSAIYCKLTDPPLVRNSFSSPNSPMFSANAFSPQDHHEMWSPGFRNNSSFDVRLDNPFHVEGLKEYSGPCSTMVEVPWIFRDSQKLGDVEHLLQNFRSLVCQLEEVNPKKLKHEEKLAFWINIHNSLVMHAFLAYGIPQNNVKRFLLLLRAAYNIGGHTISADTIQNSILGCRMSRPGQWLRLLLPSRAKFKPGDERQAYAIEHPVPLLHFALCSGNHSDPSIRAYTPKRVFQELETAKEEYIRATFSVHKDKKILLPKIVESFAKDSNLCTTGVIEMVQQSLPESLHRSIRKCEQGKSHKGIEWIPHNFTFRYLISKELVR from the exons ATGAGAGGCCTACGCCTGCGAGTTGCAATGACATTATTCAAGTCTTGCCTTTTACAAATAGTATCTATTGATTCTTGGCGCTTGATGTTGTCACATGGCAGCTTTCCTGGAAAGAAAAGAGTTGAGGAAGATGGCTTTGGTAGTTCTGTTGAAGCATCGAATCGTACGAAGCTG GATACAGGGCATTTGAAGGATTCTGTCAAAACCAAGAAGAAGCAGTCTCCCACTTCCAGCGCTGGGGTCCAAAGCTCTTTGAAGCAAGAG ATTTTAGAGCTTGAGGAAAGATTGCAAGATCAATTTGAGGTTCGTCGTGCATTAGAAACAGTACTGGGCTATAGAACTTCCTCTAATTATGATACAAGTGAAGCACCAGTGTCAAGATCGAAG CTAGCCACAGAGTTAGTCAAGGAAATTGCTGTGTTAGAGTTGGAAGTTGTATATTTGGAACAGTACCTTCTCTCATTGTATAGGAAAGCCTTTGGTCAACAAGTGTCTTCTTTATCACCATCTAAAAGGGATGAAAGGCTTAAAACACCAGTAGATACCCCAAAAATGAGATTTTCTGAGGTTTCCGGACCTGATAATGAATCAAAAGTTGAAAATTCAGCTATACTCTCTGATAACCATGACAATTCCTGGAAGGAACCTAATGGAATTGGAGAAGAGAAACTATTGGATTCTAGTGTACATCGCTGTCATTCCTCACTATCTCAGCATTCAGAATTTTCAGGTAGGACTTCTCCGGTTGAGACTTCAGCTAAGGCGATACGTGCATGCCATTCGCAGCCTTTGTCAATGATGGAG TATGCTCAGAATGCACCGAATATAATCAGTCTGGCTGAGCATCTTGGCACACGCATTTCCGATCATGTTCTTGAGACACCAAACAAGCTTTCTGAGGATATGATCAAGTGCATGTCTGCTATATACTGCAAGCTTACAGACCCACCTTTGGTCCGAAACAGCTTTTCATCTCCCAATTCACCCATGTTTTCAGCCAATGCCTTTTCCCCACAGGATCACCACGAGATGTGGAGTCCAGGGTTCAGAAATAATTCATCATTTGATGTACGGTTAGATAACCCTTTCCATGTGGAAGGGCTTAAAGAGTATAGTGGACCATGTAGTACAATGGTTGAAGTGCCATGGATTTTTAGAGATAGTCAGAAACTGGGTGATGTGGAACACCTGCTACAAAATTTCAG gTCTCTCGTTTGTCAACTGGAAGAAGTCAATCCTAAGAAGTTGAAACACGAAGAGAAGCTAGCATTCTGGATAAACATACATAATTCATTAGTGATGCAC GCTTTTCTGGCTTATGGTATTCCACAAAACAATGTGAAGAGATTTCTTCTACTGTTGAGG GCTGCATATAACATTGGAGGTCACACCATCAGTGCAGATACAATACAGAATTCCATTCTTGGATGTCGCATGTCTCGTCCGGGGCAG TGGCTTCGATTATTACTTCCATCAAGGGCTAAATTTAAACCTGGAGACGAGAGGCAGGCATATGCAATTGAACATCCAGTACCTCTTTTACACTTTGCGCTCTGTTCAGGAAACCATTCGGATCCCTCA aTCCGTGCCTACACACCGAAGAGAGTATTTCAAGAACTGGAAACGGCAAAAGAAGAGTACATTCGGGCTACATTTAGTGTCCACAAAGACAAGAAAATTCTATTACCAAAGATTGTGGAGTCATTTGCAAAGGATTCAAATTTGTGTACGACTGGTGTCATCGAAATGGTCCAACAATCATTGCCTGAATCACTTCATCGCAGTATCAGAAAATGTGAACAAGGGAAATCCCACAAGGGCATTGAATGGATTCCTCATAATTTTACCTTCAGGTATCTGATATCTAAAGAATTAGTACGATGA